Proteins co-encoded in one Alphaproteobacteria bacterium PA2 genomic window:
- a CDS encoding transcriptional regulator: protein MTFHTVSETSRMSGVSVRALHHYDEIGLLKPDHVGENGYRYYGRQALLRLQQIMLHREMGISLSAIGRILDDPAFDPASALQTHRDHLAAEALRYQVLLETVDRTLAQLKGDADVSSRDLYRGFDPKKQAEHEAWLEKRYGQGVKAEIEGSKARMKDWKQSDHVAAQAEVDQIEADMASALTNGLPADSEAARAIAGRLHAWVARAWKRPPDREAFIGLAALYAEHPEFRARYEGRAEGLTEYLGLAMTAYAERSLT, encoded by the coding sequence ATGACCTTCCACACCGTCAGCGAGACTTCCCGGATGTCCGGCGTCTCGGTCCGGGCCCTGCATCATTATGATGAGATCGGCCTGCTCAAACCCGACCATGTGGGCGAGAATGGCTATCGGTATTACGGACGTCAGGCCCTTCTGCGCCTGCAGCAGATCATGCTGCACCGTGAGATGGGCATTTCGCTCAGCGCGATCGGCAGGATCCTGGATGACCCGGCGTTTGATCCGGCATCGGCCCTGCAGACCCACAGGGACCATCTGGCGGCGGAAGCCCTCCGCTATCAGGTCCTGCTGGAAACCGTGGACCGCACCCTCGCCCAACTCAAGGGAGACGCGGACGTGAGTAGCAGGGATCTCTATCGGGGCTTTGACCCCAAAAAGCAGGCCGAGCACGAGGCCTGGCTCGAGAAGCGCTATGGCCAGGGAGTGAAGGCCGAAATCGAAGGTTCGAAGGCCAGGATGAAGGACTGGAAACAGTCCGATCACGTCGCCGCCCAGGCCGAGGTCGACCAGATCGAAGCCGACATGGCGTCTGCCCTGACGAATGGCTTGCCTGCCGATTCAGAGGCGGCGCGGGCCATTGCCGGGCGGCTGCATGCCTGGGTCGCTCGCGCCTGGAAGCGTCCGCCGGATCGGGAGGCCTTCATCGGCCTTGCCGCCCTCTATGCCGAGCATCCAGAGTTCAGGGCCCGTTATGAAGGTCGGGCAGAGGGTCTGACGGAATATCTCGGTCTGGCCATGACGGCTTATGCCGAACGCAGTCTGACCTAG
- the rsmD gene encoding 16S rRNA (guanine(966)-N(2))-methyltransferase RsmD: MRIVSGSLKGKAISAPEGSATRPTSDRARQAIFNILEHAAWGPDLDGARVMDVFAGSGALGFEAISRGAAFCLFVETDENARGAIRENVDAFSLFGQTRVHRRDATALGPKPAADGSAFNIAFLDPPYAKGLGEQALRSLADGGWLEPKAIIVFERGVSEPDFQVAGFEALDVRDYGAARVHFLAYRP, from the coding sequence ATGCGCATTGTTTCAGGGTCCCTGAAGGGCAAGGCTATCTCCGCTCCGGAGGGTTCGGCCACCCGCCCCACATCCGACCGGGCTCGGCAGGCCATCTTCAACATTCTCGAACACGCCGCCTGGGGCCCCGACCTGGACGGCGCGCGGGTCATGGATGTCTTTGCAGGATCCGGCGCCCTTGGTTTCGAAGCCATCTCCAGGGGCGCGGCCTTCTGCCTGTTCGTCGAGACCGATGAAAACGCCCGGGGCGCCATTCGTGAGAATGTCGACGCCTTCAGCCTGTTCGGTCAGACCCGGGTCCATCGCAGGGACGCCACCGCCCTCGGGCCAAAGCCTGCAGCGGACGGTTCGGCATTCAACATCGCCTTCCTGGACCCTCCCTATGCAAAGGGCCTGGGCGAACAGGCCCTGCGCTCGCTCGCCGACGGCGGCTGGCTGGAGCCGAAGGCCATCATTGTCTTCGAACGGGGTGTTTCGGAACCCGATTTCCAGGTCGCCGGCTTCGAGGCGCTGGATGTGCGCGACTATGGCGCCGCCCGGGTGCATTTTCTGGCCTACCGGCCTTGA